A window of Rufibacter sp. LB8 contains these coding sequences:
- the secG gene encoding preprotein translocase subunit SecG: MYIAIISVIIFLSVLLVLVVLSQNSKGGGLSSQFGGGGTSQLMGVKRTGDLLEKLTWGFAIGIMALSLATHTITSNGDGDNRSVNEQRAGQSAAPAAAPAAIPQQEGAAPAGTTPIPVADSAN, encoded by the coding sequence ATGTACATTGCTATCATAAGCGTTATCATTTTCCTGAGTGTCCTATTGGTTTTAGTGGTACTGTCGCAGAATTCTAAAGGCGGCGGCCTGTCCAGCCAGTTTGGCGGAGGCGGCACCAGCCAGCTAATGGGCGTGAAACGCACCGGCGACCTTCTGGAGAAATTGACCTGGGGTTTCGCCATTGGCATCATGGCCTTGAGCCTGGCTACGCACACCATCACCTCTAACGGTGACGGCGATAACCGTTCTGTCAATGAGCAACGGGCAGGCCAATCAGCAGCGCCTGCTGCCGCTCCGGCCGCTATTCCACAGCAGGAAGGTGCCGCCCCGGCAGGCACTACTCCAATTCCAGTAGCAGATTCAGCTAACTAG